From Methanobacterium formicicum DSM 3637, one genomic window encodes:
- a CDS encoding nitroreductase family protein — protein sequence MENLNKELCIKCGVCTLNCPLGLIEIENYPEIPEDAVDFCVQCGHCMSICPEGAIGSPNSGGRVNGSFHITPLEMGLHMKSRRSIRNYSDKPVEMEKLEKIFEIIRYAPTGNNGQPVQWTVINDPEKVNQISTSTINWMREVLKGESPFMVPIEPLVEAWDNGMDSILRGAPCLVVAHAPSDKKSALTDGIIALTHLDLLLPSFGMGGCWAGILNIVCSQNPSLKGLMGVPEDNTVIYPFMVGYPRYQYQRIPERNQPEIIWE from the coding sequence ATGGAAAATTTAAACAAGGAACTATGTATAAAATGTGGGGTTTGCACCCTTAACTGTCCCCTTGGCCTGATAGAAATAGAAAATTATCCTGAAATTCCAGAAGATGCAGTGGACTTCTGTGTGCAGTGTGGACACTGCATGTCCATCTGTCCAGAAGGAGCAATCGGATCACCAAACTCCGGAGGAAGGGTGAATGGAAGTTTCCACATCACACCCCTGGAAATGGGATTGCACATGAAATCACGAAGATCAATACGTAATTACAGTGATAAACCAGTAGAAATGGAAAAACTGGAAAAAATCTTTGAAATAATAAGATATGCACCCACTGGAAATAATGGCCAACCAGTGCAATGGACCGTGATCAACGACCCTGAAAAGGTTAACCAGATAAGTACCAGTACCATTAATTGGATGAGAGAAGTTTTAAAGGGAGAATCTCCATTTATGGTGCCGATAGAGCCCCTGGTTGAAGCATGGGATAATGGAATGGATTCAATCCTGAGAGGTGCGCCCTGTCTGGTGGTGGCCCATGCACCATCAGATAAAAAAAGTGCCTTAACCGATGGAATAATTGCCTTAACTCACCTGGACCTTTTATTACCCTCCTTTGGAATGGGTGGATGTTGGGCGGGTATTTTAAACATAGTTTGCAGTCAAAATCCTTCTTTAAAGGGTTTGATGGGAGTTCCTGAAGACAATACGGTAATTTATCCATTTATGGTGGGATACCCCAGGTACCAGTACCAGAGAATCCCTGAAAGAAATCAGCCCGAAATAATATGGGAATAA
- the dmpI gene encoding 4-oxalocrotonate tautomerase DmpI gives MPVINMEVGNLSLEQKKELITKFTEVAVEITGIPKQSFVVTIRELPDENLGVGGETVAEIKAKNSI, from the coding sequence ATGCCCGTAATAAACATGGAAGTAGGAAATCTTTCTCTAGAACAGAAAAAAGAACTCATAACTAAATTCACCGAAGTTGCAGTGGAAATAACTGGTATTCCTAAACAATCTTTCGTAGTAACAATAAGAGAATTACCTGATGAAAATTTAGGAGTAGGTGGGGAAACTGTTGCAGAAATCAAAGCTAAAAATTCAATTTAA
- a CDS encoding NAD(P)H-dependent oxidoreductase, translating to MNVLIVYAHPERESLNGTLKDLAVDTLTDEGHQVQVSDLYSMKWKAVLDEEDFPERMNKELFNPILEQLNAVKKGAIPQDIKEEMDKVLWADLIIFQFPIWWSNFPAILKGWVDRVFYNGFAFNLAEMQLYGNGPLKGKKAMLSFTTGAPRELYTDEGPHGEIEVLIKYFNHLLFEFVGMEALPYFAIFGPGDMTEEEREVELDRFQEIIKNV from the coding sequence ATGAATGTATTGATAGTTTACGCACATCCTGAGCGTGAATCTTTGAACGGGACCTTGAAAGATCTGGCAGTAGACACCTTAACTGATGAGGGACACCAGGTACAGGTATCAGACCTTTACTCCATGAAATGGAAGGCAGTCCTGGATGAGGAGGATTTCCCAGAGAGAATGAACAAGGAACTCTTCAACCCCATACTTGAACAGCTCAATGCAGTAAAAAAAGGTGCCATACCTCAGGACATCAAGGAAGAAATGGACAAGGTCCTCTGGGCAGATCTGATCATATTCCAGTTTCCCATATGGTGGAGTAACTTCCCAGCTATCCTGAAAGGATGGGTTGACCGTGTTTTCTACAATGGATTTGCATTCAACCTGGCAGAAATGCAATTATACGGAAATGGGCCATTGAAGGGCAAAAAAGCAATGTTATCATTCACCACTGGAGCACCCCGTGAACTCTACACCGATGAAGGACCACACGGTGAGATTGAAGTTCTCATAAAGTACTTTAACCATCTCCTGTTTGAATTCGTTGGAATGGAAGCCCTTCCTTATTTTGCTATCTTCGGACCAGGGGACATGACTGAGGAAGAACGTGAGGTTGAACTGGATAGATTCCAGGAGATCATTAAAAATGTTTAA
- a CDS encoding nitroreductase family protein encodes MEFGDLIKKRYSVRGYQSREVEEEKLEKVLDSARMAPTAVNKQPFRFIVVKTEGREDELKTIYPAEWFTEAPLVICACTVKSESWNRRDGRNYVEVDTAIAMDHLILAATELGLGTCWIAAFNVEEARKVLKVPDDVEPLLFTPLGYPNAEPRGMGRKRLSELVRYEHW; translated from the coding sequence ATGGAATTTGGGGATTTAATTAAAAAAAGATACAGTGTACGTGGCTATCAGTCAAGGGAAGTGGAAGAAGAAAAACTGGAAAAAGTACTTGATTCTGCCCGCATGGCACCCACTGCAGTTAATAAACAACCATTTCGTTTCATAGTGGTGAAAACTGAAGGTAGAGAAGATGAACTCAAAACTATTTATCCTGCAGAATGGTTTACCGAGGCTCCTCTGGTTATCTGTGCCTGCACTGTTAAATCAGAATCATGGAATCGCCGGGACGGACGTAACTACGTGGAGGTGGATACAGCAATAGCCATGGACCACCTTATACTGGCAGCCACAGAACTGGGACTGGGAACCTGTTGGATAGCAGCTTTCAATGTTGAAGAGGCTAGAAAAGTTCTTAAAGTGCCTGATGATGTAGAACCACTTTTATTCACTCCTTTAGGATATCCTAATGCCGAACCAAGGGGAATGGGCCGGAAAAGACTGAGTGAACTGGTCCGTTATGAGCACTGGTGA
- a CDS encoding flavin reductase family protein: MKKSLGAKTITYPTPVFVVGAYDSEGNPNVMTAAWGGICCSVPPCIAISLREATYTYHNIMDSKAFTISIPSEEHVKEADYFGIASGKDVNKFQATGLSPVKSEVVNAPYVGEFPFVIECELLQSVKIGLHTQFIGEIKDVKVDESFADEDSLIEKIKPLIYSPDNLSYYGIGKMVGKAFSVGKELNKK; this comes from the coding sequence ATGAAAAAATCTTTAGGAGCCAAAACCATAACCTATCCCACTCCAGTATTTGTAGTGGGGGCCTATGACTCGGAAGGAAACCCCAACGTCATGACTGCAGCATGGGGTGGGATTTGCTGTTCTGTTCCACCGTGCATAGCCATTTCTTTAAGAGAAGCAACCTACACCTACCATAATATTATGGATAGTAAAGCATTCACCATCAGCATCCCTTCTGAAGAACACGTAAAAGAAGCCGATTATTTTGGAATAGCATCTGGAAAGGACGTGAATAAATTCCAGGCCACTGGGCTCTCCCCTGTGAAAAGTGAAGTAGTGAATGCACCTTACGTGGGTGAGTTTCCCTTTGTAATAGAATGTGAATTACTGCAAAGCGTGAAAATTGGATTGCACACCCAATTTATAGGTGAAATAAAAGATGTTAAGGTGGATGAGTCTTTTGCTGATGAGGACTCATTAATTGAAAAAATCAAGCCACTCATCTACAGCCCGGATAACTTATCCTATTATGGTATTGGTAAGATGGTGGGGAAGGCCTTTTCTGTGGGAAAAGAGTTGAATAAGAAATAA
- the comE gene encoding sulfopyruvate decarboxylase subunit beta encodes MERITALEQITSQLKDELVVCNIGFPSRELYHVKDSPKHFYMMGSMGMASSIGLGLALSQKRKVIVFDGDGSLLMNLGSLVTIYNQSPQNLVLVVLDNECYGSTGNQCTYSSTTDLKKVAEGVGFKNTILYTESEDKIDFSPVLDMEGPVFVHVKIQAGNAKVPVIPMEPEEIKERFIREVQGK; translated from the coding sequence ATGGAAAGAATAACAGCCCTGGAACAAATAACCAGTCAGTTAAAAGATGAACTGGTTGTCTGCAATATAGGATTCCCCTCCAGGGAACTTTACCATGTTAAAGATTCCCCGAAACATTTCTATATGATGGGATCAATGGGTATGGCATCATCCATAGGCCTTGGACTGGCCCTGAGCCAAAAAAGGAAAGTAATTGTTTTTGACGGTGATGGATCACTGTTAATGAACCTGGGCAGTCTGGTAACCATCTACAACCAGTCACCCCAGAATCTGGTGCTGGTAGTACTGGACAATGAATGTTACGGCAGTACAGGTAACCAGTGCACTTACTCCTCCACCACAGACCTTAAAAAGGTAGCAGAAGGAGTAGGATTTAAAAATACTATTCTTTACACGGAATCTGAAGATAAAATCGATTTTTCCCCTGTTCTGGACATGGAAGGACCTGTTTTTGTTCACGTGAAAATACAGGCAGGTAATGCAAAGGTTCCAGTGATCCCAATGGAACCAGAAGAGATAAAAGAACGGTTCATAAGGGAAGTACAGGGTAAATAA
- the comD gene encoding sulfopyruvate decarboxylase subunit alpha, whose protein sequence is MDSSQAVFDGLKKAGINFVVSVPCVNLGKLMEMVDCDPDIIHVPVTREEEGFGMAAGAYMADKKPAILMQNSGLGNSVNVLASLFKLYQFPILMIISHRGTEGEFMGAQIPMGEATTGILDTLEIAYINPKTPEEALKLIPESWILAELGGSPLGILLEISFW, encoded by the coding sequence ATGGACAGCAGTCAGGCAGTTTTTGATGGGCTGAAAAAAGCTGGAATCAATTTTGTGGTCAGTGTACCCTGTGTGAACCTGGGTAAACTCATGGAAATGGTGGACTGTGACCCAGATATCATCCACGTTCCAGTAACCCGGGAAGAAGAAGGATTTGGTATGGCAGCCGGGGCTTACATGGCAGATAAAAAACCAGCCATCCTGATGCAGAACTCTGGACTGGGAAACTCAGTTAATGTCCTGGCCTCTCTTTTTAAACTTTATCAGTTCCCCATACTCATGATCATAAGTCACCGGGGTACTGAAGGAGAATTCATGGGTGCTCAGATTCCCATGGGAGAAGCCACCACAGGTATTCTGGACACCCTTGAGATCGCCTACATAAATCCCAAAACACCAGAAGAAGCACTTAAACTCATACCAGAATCATGGATACTGGCAGAACTGGGCGGATCACCACTGGGAATATTACTGGAGATCAGTTTCTGGTAG